In the genome of Octopus bimaculoides isolate UCB-OBI-ISO-001 chromosome 24, ASM119413v2, whole genome shotgun sequence, the window GACTCGTCACTTAGATAGATCCCTTCCTTTCAGTGATGGGAAACAAACGAGTCTGGAGCTGCAGAATGAAGGCAGAACGAAACCCTATAGATTTGATGGTTAAGTGCCATTGTTGTATCATCAATAGACAAATAAAGAAGACACGATACGTCTGTGGGTTAGGGGGCTGATGTGATTTGGTAAGTGACCAATCAAACGATTACGTTTTCTCTGAATGCAACTTAACGATGTTTGCGTGTGAAGCGGTAGTCCTACAGTTCTGTCCCACATAGTGAAGCAGTTAGTTATTAGGGGTTTCACCTAAGTTTGTAAAGTATTTTTCTGACCCTGAAAAAATGGCCCTGCCTGTGatgcgttttctttttttttttttataagaaatcgTTCATACCAGTGAGGTCCAGCATTTGGAGGGACTGTGACGTCGCTCAtgttagactggtacttatttacataaaatagCTATCCTATTACCACCTTTATTGACTTCATCGCTGGATCTGGTAAACTGAGACTGTTAATAACGATACAGAAATGTACCTATTTGTCATTGagtgaatgaaaataatgttagaagaaggaaaacaaaaagcgTAATGTCTCTATTACATTGTCATATTGATTGGTTTTGCTGTCTCTTAgcgcataaatgtatattatattcctATGTCCGACAATTGACCCCTGATAATAATCGATTTATTTTTGCTGTAGCTGCCATATtgctttatttaaatattcaccATGTTTTCATCCACTTCTTTccgtcattttattttatctctgaaAAACTAACAAAGATATCCATTATTCTTTTCTCTgcgttttattatatttccactTAGTTAAAATAATGTGATGGATGACGGAATCGATCAATAGAGCAGAGGTATATAAATAGTTCATATAACATCCTTTAACATTATCACTTCAAATCTACCTTAGGTcacctttgtttttcatccttctgggaccGGTAAAAATAAACAGATAACAGGCAATTTCAGGAGGAACAGAGTAATGTAATTGTCTTTATACAGTCTCGAATCATTTCTGGACTTGTTTTCGTACGATATACGTTAACATGCGAGAGAGCAGACGATCGAGTGGAAAATGTAACGAAGATCCAGAGAATGATCGGAGTGTCTGGTCCTCAGTACTATACTGTGTCTAAAGCCAGGATATTTAGTTCGTAAATGACCCTGTTGGCACGAAAATTATTCTTTAACTGATATAGGCTTCTTTTTGGCTCACACAGAATCCCTTGTTTCATGGTATCTTTCTAATTGGATTTTAAAGTATTCCATATCGTTCCATGATATCTTCAGTGTTGGTTAATTTCCTTTTCAGAAGCATCAGAGAGTAACCTTTTAATTTAAAGCAGCGCCAAGGCAACGTCTATAAACCTGGCAAGTGGTTTGTTAGCTTGCGCTGCTAAGTTTAGTTTCTAAGAACTCAGAGACAACCCTGGGGCAGTTACTTCACTGCTAACGTAAAAACCAGCGATTTTTTAGTGTCTTCAACGACCAACAGAGTTTATGGAACATTCATGATGCGATTGGACAGATTTCCAATTATATTTTACAACAGCTTTCTTTATAATACATCTTTACCCAAATAATAGTTTCAGAAATTACACAAAAACCATTAAAttcactttttatttgtttcttgtgtTCCTTTGCAGCCTGTTTAACAACACAATTCCACGTAAATTCAAGTAATTAGCCAGAAAAACATGACTCTGTAACAGaagatttctgtttttcttctgcaTATTTGACAGTGGAAgcgattgtttatttatttattcatttatttatttatttatttatctcattgACGTTCAAAATACATCAGAGATActcagagaaaaatattgaacgCAATAATTCGAtgttatacatttttacatacattttattgttattatttaattggttatggttttttttcttttaagaatagaTTGATGGGTTGGCAGAAATGGtaagaaatgatttttttaaaaaatagcagaAATGCGAAGAACGCCGAACTCAATGTTACAAAGTTGTAGATTTTGAATTCAAGTTTTATGAAAATTGGCATTCTGTATTTTGTACGTGTAATCCGCttagatcgatgtaattgacaacaTAATTTCCCCTTCAGAAAACGGTTCTGTTCTTAGACAAATTGTAATGtatacaattcatatatatgtatatacgtacatgtgtgcatatatgtgtgtgtgtatgtatgtatgtatatatgtatatatatgtatatatatatatgtttatatatatgtatatatatgtatatatatatatatatatgtttatatatatgtatacatatgtgtgtctgtgtgNNNNNNNNNNtgtgtgtatatatatatatatatatatatatatatatatatatatgtatatatatgtttatatgtatatatgtatatatatatgtatatatacatatgtttatatatatgttactttcTGTTTCCTCCTTGATTTCCCTCTTTTGATGTTGTGGCGCTCATCTGTGTAAAATCGTATAATGGATTGTCGATAATTGTCTGGTGAACTTTTATGAAAAATGGGATGTACATCAGGTAATCGAGGAAATGAATGTAACCCGCTGATGGACGGCTGAGTTTGCTGAGAATCTGAAACGAAACCCAAACCAGACAAACATGTACACTGATGCTATTTAAGTGGTGGTGGGCAGGAATAACATACTTTAATGACACATAAAATGTTTAATCAATCGCGATTACAGCCACGGACCCCTAATCACCTTCGTACTTATAttgtataagtaaaaaaaaagtaagcacTGTCTCGAACCTCGAGAGCCTTAAGACCGGTTACCCAGTTTTCATGGTGTATAGGaaactgagatcacaacatttcaCCCTCAGCGGCCCGCCAGTCCACTGCAGGATAATTCATTTGCAGTCGAGTGGAttagagtaacgtgaaatgaagtgttttggtctCTGAACATGTATACGATACCATCCCAAAACTCCATCGATAAATTGTGCTAATCAAAAATTCCCTCGAAAGATTCTTTCCCATCTTCAAAACGGGAACCTCAGTAAAGATCGAACTACCATCAATTTTGATCTGCAgtttcactcacatggcttttgtTCACCTTAGGTCAAGACACTCGTTCTTGGTGCCGTGCAATGGGATCGACCCAAGAGCAACGAACATGCAAATTTTATGTTTAGCCATACAAGTATGCAAGGAAATACTAATGACAGGATACAATCGTTCGAACGTCCGTTCGGCCAGTAATTTATCAATTTGGACATCCTACGTCTCTAGGTttaatacatacaaagatattaaTATAAGCGTGTTACAGGAGAAGGGCGGAAACTGTGGCCACCAGACGAGCGGTAGTGGCTAATGAAGCGCCACTTGTCTAGTAGTAGTTCAGAACGGAAGTAACGTTCaacaactgctactgctgctactactactactactactatcactactacgaCAACtattaaaactactactactactacaactattactactactactaataataataataataataatattactgctgctaatgatgatgaggagaaggatgctggtgaggatgatgatgatgatattactactactgctgctgttgctgctactactacaactgctactactactcctgcAACTACAACACTtatgccaccactactactactacgactaataataataataataataataataataataatgctactactactactgctgctgctgctactgctattactattactactgatCCTGtagctggtgttgctgctgcttctgctgtcgTAAACTGAAATCACTTACGGTGGCTGAATCCGTTGTGCTCAGTCGACCAGCAGCCAGTTCAATGTACAACGCCATTGTAGTTGTGACGTCACTTGGTAACAATGTGTCGGTCTGGAGCAGCTGGAACAGTTCCTGTGCAAATGTCACAAAACAAAGCATTAAGGGCAACCGTTTTAACAAATTAAACGCAACATTAATCGTTCCGTAAATGTTTTCTTCCCCTCATACTTAAATATTCTTAATTAGTATATTATTAATGAATTAgcgtttgtttgttgttgttttttttctttgttccattCACTGCATTGACTATAATGACCGTGAGAATGACctccctgttgttgttgttgttgttgttggtactccgtcgcttacgacgtcgagggttccagttgatccgatcaacggaacagcctgctcgtgaaattaacatgcaagtggctgagcactccacagacacgtgtacccttaacgtagttctcggggatattcagtgtgatgGCCTTAACTTGACTTATCTTTCGAATGGATGGCGTCCCTGAATAATTTCCATCAGTCGTTATGATGGTTACATTTTAAGCTTATTcatgtacattattatacatcaaAATGGTGATTCTTTAGTCATTAATTTGACAATTAAGGGGAAATCTAAGCTACGCCGATGGGATTTATTAAGGTAGAATCAcctgtttttgctttatttttttgttttttgttttttcttcgtgAACTACGATGACTCTAACTTCATTCTGAAATCACATGATTAATCGATTAATGAACTATTAAAATGGGGAGGGGAGATaacagagagggacagagaaagagaagagagaggagaaagagaagagagaggagaaagagaagagagaggagaaagagaagagagaggagaaagagaagagagaggagaaaggcaGGGAATGAGAAGAGAGATGTGGGAGAGGACTGTGCGATCAGGGCTTCctggatctaaacaacaacaactactactactactactactactgctactactactgctgctgctgctgctgctactactaccactactattactactaacacAAGAAAAGCAATTGACCAATTGTTGAAATCTGGTGATTAACCGAAGAAGACAATAATGGAATCAAACATTAAATAAactgagaaggagagagagagggagagggagagagagagagacagagacagacagacagacagacaggcaggcaggcagagcgAGCGAGCTAGGGTTATTAGTGTCTTCATTTAATCGAATAAGGGAATCGCGGaataatacattaaataaacTAACAGAGGGactgtaagagagaaagaaaggcagtgtgagagagggagagagggaaagcaaGAAACAGCAaaggagagacagacatacagtaagatatagagagagaaattgtaaagGAGTCAGTGAGAGAAGAGAGGTCACTAGTGTCTTCATTTAACAGAAAGCTATCGAAAATGACATTAATTTAGT includes:
- the LOC128250718 gene encoding uncharacterized protein LOC128250718, yielding MSLSILLDVLKKGNETNRRHVHILLLYFISCIYIPLQILKLSECKRINFKTFCILSALSEKVTQLEPFIQNLVDRSNYTAFDIKLKRSKELFQLLQTDTLLPSDVTTTMALYIELAAGRLSTTDSATILSKLSRPSAGYIHFLDYLMYIPFFIKVHQTIIDNPLYDFTQMSATTSKEGNQGGNRK